From one Streptomyces sp. NBC_01478 genomic stretch:
- a CDS encoding SDR family NAD(P)-dependent oxidoreductase — MNIDGSAALVTGGASGLGLATARRVIERGGRVVLADISEEQGVKAVADLGEAARFVRTDVTDATEVSAALDAAEQFGTLRAVVHCAGRGGDRTRIIDRDRNPGELDTFAEVVRVNLIGTYNVLRLAAVRLAGNEVVDGDRGAVVLTASVAAFDGQIGQTSYTAAKAGVHGITLVAARDLASWQIRVNTIAPGIMDTPMLGRLRADIRDGLAASVPHPKRLGDPDDFARLAVEMLENPYLNGQTVRLDGAIRMAPR, encoded by the coding sequence GTGAACATCGACGGTTCAGCGGCACTCGTCACCGGCGGCGCCTCCGGGCTCGGCCTCGCCACCGCGCGGCGCGTCATCGAACGCGGCGGACGTGTCGTCCTCGCCGACATCTCCGAGGAGCAGGGCGTCAAGGCGGTGGCCGACCTCGGCGAGGCCGCACGCTTCGTCCGTACCGACGTCACCGACGCGACCGAGGTGAGCGCCGCCCTCGACGCGGCGGAGCAATTCGGCACCCTGCGCGCCGTCGTGCACTGCGCCGGACGCGGCGGCGACCGCACCCGGATCATCGACCGCGACCGCAACCCCGGCGAACTCGACACCTTCGCCGAGGTCGTACGCGTCAACCTGATCGGCACCTACAACGTCCTGCGTCTCGCCGCCGTCCGCCTCGCCGGCAACGAGGTCGTCGACGGCGACCGGGGCGCCGTGGTGCTCACCGCGTCGGTCGCCGCGTTCGACGGCCAGATCGGGCAGACCTCCTACACCGCGGCCAAGGCCGGAGTCCACGGCATCACCCTCGTCGCCGCCCGCGATCTGGCCAGTTGGCAGATCCGCGTGAACACCATCGCCCCCGGCATCATGGACACCCCGATGCTCGGCCGTCTGCGCGCCGACATCCGCGACGGCCTCGCCGCCTCCGTCCCGCATCCCAAGCGACTCGGCGACCCGGACGACTTCGCCCGCCTCGCCGTGGAGATGCTGGAGAACCCGTATCTCAACGGCCAGACCGTCCGCCTCGACGGCGCCATCCGCATGGCCCCGCGATGA
- a CDS encoding acyl-CoA dehydrogenase family protein, translated as MTEDETDETDQQFRARLRAFLTEQHPGRRPKDPVERVAWQKKWLAALYDAGYAGPSWPRAYGGMDLSFARQVSYQEEYARARVPGPLGTGLGIAAPTLIKYGTPEQKERHLRPMLRGDMVWAQGYSEPEAGSDLPALRTTARREGAEYVVNGQKVWNSSADIADIVFTLVRTGPPDSRQDGISYLLIDAHAPGVTVRPLRDLTGDAHFCEIFFDDVRVPVADRIGEENGGWPLVRTSLGHERAAGAMNQAALYRRVLDELIELAHERGATADPIVRDRLADFEIRVRVMRLTGMRTIADIIAKGEPGPASSTARLFIVAFEQELHEFALDLLGPYGILDRRDPHAVQRGRWVWGFLRTRASSIGAGTAEIQRNTIAEQVLGLPRDPAMPTVERTR; from the coding sequence ATGACAGAGGACGAGACCGACGAGACCGACCAGCAGTTCCGCGCCCGCCTGCGGGCCTTCCTGACGGAGCAGCACCCGGGGCGCCGGCCCAAGGACCCCGTCGAGCGGGTCGCCTGGCAGAAGAAGTGGCTCGCCGCGCTCTACGACGCCGGTTACGCAGGCCCGAGTTGGCCGCGCGCGTACGGCGGCATGGACCTCTCCTTCGCACGCCAGGTCAGCTACCAGGAGGAGTACGCGCGCGCCCGCGTTCCCGGACCCCTGGGCACCGGACTGGGCATCGCCGCCCCCACCCTCATCAAATACGGCACGCCCGAGCAGAAGGAGCGCCACCTGCGCCCCATGCTGCGCGGCGACATGGTGTGGGCCCAGGGCTACTCCGAACCGGAAGCGGGCTCCGACCTCCCCGCGCTGCGTACGACGGCACGGCGCGAGGGCGCGGAGTACGTCGTCAACGGGCAGAAGGTGTGGAACAGTTCGGCCGACATCGCCGACATCGTCTTCACCCTCGTCCGCACCGGACCGCCCGACTCCCGCCAGGACGGCATCAGTTACCTCCTGATCGACGCACACGCCCCCGGAGTCACCGTACGACCGCTGCGCGACCTGACCGGCGACGCGCACTTCTGCGAGATCTTCTTCGACGACGTCCGCGTCCCGGTCGCCGACCGGATCGGTGAGGAGAACGGCGGCTGGCCGCTGGTGCGGACGAGCCTCGGGCACGAGCGGGCAGCAGGGGCGATGAACCAAGCAGCCCTGTACCGGCGGGTGTTGGACGAGTTGATCGAGCTCGCCCACGAGCGCGGGGCCACGGCCGACCCGATCGTCCGTGACCGCCTCGCCGACTTCGAGATCCGCGTACGCGTCATGAGGCTCACCGGCATGCGCACCATCGCCGACATCATCGCCAAGGGCGAGCCCGGGCCCGCCTCTTCGACGGCGAGGCTGTTCATCGTGGCCTTCGAGCAGGAGCTGCACGAGTTCGCGCTCGACCTGCTCGGACCGTACGGCATCCTCGACCGCCGCGACCCGCACGCCGTCCAACGCGGGCGCTGGGTATGGGGGTTCCTGCGCACCCGGGCCTCGTCGATCGGCGCGGGCACCGCCGAGATCCAGCGCAACACGATCGCCGAGCAGGTGCTCGGCCTGCCCCGTGACCCGGCGATGCCGACCGTGGAGAGGACCCGATGA